Proteins from one Fragaria vesca subsp. vesca linkage group LG6, FraVesHawaii_1.0, whole genome shotgun sequence genomic window:
- the LOC101294379 gene encoding 2,3-bisphosphoglycerate-independent phosphoglycerate mutase-like, which produces MGSTGDWKLADHPKLPKGKTIALIVLDGWGEAEADQYNCIHVAETPTMDSLKNGKPDKWRLVRAHGTAVGLPTEDDMGNSEVGHNALGAGRIFAQGAKLVDQALESGKIYQGEGFKYIKEVFGTGTLHLIGLLSDGGVHSRLDQVQLLLKGVAEHGAKRIRLHVLTDGRDVLDGSSVTFAETLEEDLAKLREKGVDAQIASGGGRMYVTMDRYENDWSVVKRGWDAQVLGEAPYKFKSAVEAIKTLRAEPKANDQYLPPFVIVDDSGKPVGPIVDGDAVVTFNFRADRMVMAAKAFEYADFDKFDRVRVPKIRYAGMLQYDGELKLPNRYLVEPPEIDRTSGEYLTYNGVRTFACSETVKFGHVTFFWNGNRSGYFNPEMEEYVEIPSDSGISFNVQPKMKAVEIAEKARDAILSKKFEQVRVNLPNGDMVGHTGDIEATVVACKAADEAVKIILDAVEQVGGIYVVTADHGNAEDMVKRNKTGQPALDKSGKIQILTSHTLQPVPIAIGGPGLSPGVRFRRDLPSGGLANVAATMINLHGFEAPADYEPSLIEVVDN; this is translated from the exons ATGGGGAGCACTGGAGACTGGAAATTGGCGGATCACCCGAAGCTTCCGAAGGGGAAGACTATCGCGCTGATCGTCTTGGACGGTTGGGGCGAGGCCGAGGCCGATCAGTATAACTGTATCCACGTGGCGGAGACTCCCACCATGGATTCGCTTAAGAAT GGTAAACCGGATAAGTGGAGATTAGTGAGAGCTCATGGAACTGCTGTGGGGCTTCCTACTGAGGATGATATGGGCAACAGTGAGGTCGGTCACAACGCTCTTGGTGCTGGCCGTATTTTCGCCCAGGG GGCGAAGCTTGTGGACCAAGCTCTTGAATCTGGAAAGATTTACCAAGGAGAAGGCTTCAAGTACATTAAGGAAGTGTTTGGGACCGGAACTTTGCATCTCATTGGGTTGTTGAGTGATGGTGGAGTCCACTCTCGGCTTGATCAAGTTCAG TTGTTGCTTAAGGGTGTTGCTGAGCATGGTGCTAAAAGGATCCGTCTTCATGTTCTTACTGATGGACGTGATGTTCTGGATGGTTCAAGTGTGACATTTGCTGAAACACTTGAAGAGGACCTTGCAAAGTTACGTGAGAAAGGTGTGGATGCACAGATTGCATCTGGTGGAGGTCGCATGTACGTCACCATGGACCGTTATGAG AATGACTGGTCAGTTGTTAAACGAGGATGGGACGCCCAAGTTCTTGGTGAAGCCCCCTACAAATTTAAGAGTGCTGTTGAAGCAATCAAGACACTGAGAGCAGAACCAAAAGCCAATGACCAGTATTTACCTCCTTTTGTTATTGTTGATGACAGTGGAAAGCCTGTGGGCCCAATAGTCGATGGTGATGCTGTTGTTACATTCAACTTCCGAGCAGACCGTATGGTTATGGCTGCTAAGGCATTTGAGTATGCAGATTTTGATAAATTCGATAGAGTTCGAGTTCCTAAAATCCGTTATGCTGGTATGCTTCAGTATGATGGTGAGCTGAAGCTTCCAAACCGTTACCTTGTAGAACCTCCAGAGATTGATAGAACATCTGGGGAATATCTAACTTACAATGGAGTCCGTACTTTTGCCTGCAG TGAGACTGTAAAGTTTGGCCATGTTACTTTCTTCTGGAATGGGAATCGCTCTGGATACTTTAACCCTGAAATGGAGGAATATGTGGAAATTCCAAGTGATAGTGGAATCTCATTCAACGTCCAGCCAAAGATGAAGGCAGTGGAGATTGCCGAAAAGGCAAGGGATGCTATTCTGAGCAAGAAGTTTGAACAG GTGCGTGTTAACCTACCAAATGGGGACATGGTGGGGCATACTGGTGACATTGAGGCCACAGTTGTTGCTTGCAAGGCTGCTGATGAAGCTGTCAAG ATTATTCTTGATGCGGTAGAGCAAGTGGGTGGAATTTATGTTGTTACAGCTGATCATGGTAACGCCGAGGATATGGTGAAGAGAAATAAGACTGGGCAACCTGCTCTTGACAAGAGTGGAAAGATCCAAATCCTTACCTCCCACACTCTCCAGCCA GTTCCAATTGCTATCGGAGGCCCTGGACTGTCGCCTGGTGTTCGGTTCCGCAGGGATCTTCCCAGTGGTGGTCTTGCCAATGTCGCTGCAACTATGATCAATCTGCATGGATTTGAGGCCCCTGCTGACTACGAGCCATCCCTCATTGAAGTTGTTGATAACTAG
- the LOC101294673 gene encoding cell division control protein 2 homolog C-like, translated as MEKYEKLEKVGEGTYGKVYKAKDKATGQLVALKKTRLEMDEEGVPPTALREVSLLQMLSQSLYVVRLLCVEHVDNKKDGKPVLYLVFEYLDTDLKKFIDSYRKGPNPGPLAPAMVQSFLFQLCKGVAHCHSHGVLHRDLKPQNLLLDKDRGILKIADLGLGRAFTVPLKSYTHEIVTLWYRAPEVLLGSTHYSTGVDMWSVGCIFAEMVRRQALFPGDSEFQQLLHIFRLLGTPTEKQWAGVTTLRDWHVYPVWEPQNLARAVPALGPDGVDLLSRMLKYDPAERISAKEAMDHPYFDSLDKSQF; from the exons ATGGAAAAGTACGAGAAGCTGGAGAAGGTCGGCGAAGGCACATACGGCAAGGTCTACAAGGCCAAAGACAAAGCCACCGGCCAACTCGTCGCCCTGAAGAAGACTCGCCTCGAGATGGACGAAGAAGGCGTCCCTCCCACCGCCCTCCGCGAGGTCTCTCTGCTCCAGATGCTCTCCCAATCTCTCTACGTCGTCCGCCTCCTCTGCGTCGAACACGTCGACAACAAGAAGGACGGCAAGCCGGTGCTCTACCTCGTCTTCGAGTACCTCGACACCGATCTCAAGAAGTTCATCGATTCCTACCGGAAGGGACCCAATCCGGGGCCGCTGGCGCCGGCGATGGTCCAGAGCTTTCTGTTTCAGCTCTGTAAGGGCGTGGCGCACTGTCACTCGCACGGCGTGCTGCACCGCGATTTGAAGCCGCAGAATCTGCTGTTGGATAAGGACAGGGGGATTTTGAAGATTGCGGATCTCGGATTGGGGAGAGCGTTCACTGTGCCGCTTAAGAGCTATACGCATGAGATTGTGACTCTTTGGTATAGAGCGCCGGAGGTTCTGCTTGGCTCTACTCATTACTCCACCGGCGTTGATATGTGGTCCGTCGGATGCATCTTCG CTGAAATGGTAAGGAGGCAGGCGCTGTTCCCGGGAGATTCTGAGTTCCAGCAGTTGCTTCACATCTTCAG GCTGCTAGGAACACCGACTGAGAAGCAGTGGGCTGGTGTCACTACTCTGCGGGATTGGCATGTTTATCCAGTGTGGGAGCCTCAGAACTTGGCTCGTGCTGTTCCTGCTTTGGGGCCTGATGGAGTGGACCTTTTATCT AGAATGCTTAAATATGATCCAGCTGAGAGAATTTCAGCCAAAGAAGCAATGGACCATCCTTACTTTGACAGCCTCGACAAGTCTCAGTTCTGA